The DNA region CTGCTTCTGCTAGTCTTCTTTCTCTTTCAAGGGCTTCTGCTCTTGCTTTAGCTTCAGCTTCGATTCTTGCCTTCTCTCTTTCAGCAGCTAATTTCGCTAAACGAATTTTTTCTGCTTCCGCTTTTTTCCTTGCTTCTTCTTCCGCCTTAGCAATTCTGATTTCCTCAGCAATAATAGCTCTAATCTGTCCTTCCAATGCTTTAGACTGAACTTGTTTTTGTTTAAGTTCCCCCGTCAGCTTAGATTCATTTTTCTTAAATTCTGCTACTAATTGTTCTTTTTGAGTTCTTTCAGTATTGATAGTTGCCAGGTCTTTCTGCTGATTTACCAAAAGGGATTCCTTCGCTTTTACAGAGTTTTGTTTTTGTGCGATGGTCTTTTTGATGAGGTTGGCTGCGTCTGTGATTTCAGCCGCTTTTTTATCCTGGTAGTCTGAGTATTGTTTCAGATATTGAACTCTTCGTATGGCTTCTCCTAAATTTTTAGCAGAAAGTATGAAGGTTACTTTGTTCTGTACTCCTTTGTTTTTATAAGCATTCACCAAAACTTCAGCATAGTTTTTTCTCAAAACAGCCAGTTCTTTATTCTGACGGTTGATTTCCAGCTGACGTAAATAGATATCATCCTCGATGAATCTTTTTTCTTTCTGTGTATTATTATAAACCTTTTCTCTTAAAACCAACTTTTGGTTGACGTTAGAAAGATAGGCTACAGAAAGTTTAGATTCACTTCTGGTCTTGGCTAAATCGGTATTTATTTGTGCAATTTGTTTTTTAAGTTCGGCATTCTGCTTCTGCAGCTGTTCTTTGGTCTGCTGTCCCTGGTGCAGTCCGAACATCAAAACACCTATTAAAAAGCTAAATTTTCTAATCATTTAATCTCAATTTTCTTATAACTGGATGGTACAGAATAAGGTGTTTCCATCCTCGAAAAGTCAAATTTCGTGTTTTCCAATAAAATCTGACTAGATTTTGAACCTTTTATAATTATTTTAACATTTTTCGGAAGGCGGATTCCTTCGTATTCATTCCAGTCACTATAAGAAACATCCAGTTCGTCTGATGACAGAATATCCTTTAAATTGACAGACAGTAAATCGTAATTGGTATCGTATTGGATAGCAATCTTATATTCCCTGTTTTTTTCATCGGTCACAATTTTCTGATTGATATTGGAAACAATATTGAACCCTTGTGCATTTTGAGTCAGGTTAAACTGCTTGTCGTTGATTTTCACAAAGGTTCTTCCCAGTAAAATTTTTTCCAGTGATTTATAATCAATGAAATTGACATTCAGCAGATTATTAAGATAATCAAAATCAGAATCGATATAAGTTTTATTGATTTTATCCTGTCCTTTGATTCCTTCCGGAGTGGCAATCCCTCTTGCTGCATTGATGAACAAGGCTCTGAGATTCATCCATACCTTTTTATCATTTTCAATATAGATGGTTGCATCCAGTGTAGGAACATAGCTTCCTGTTTCTACCTTTACTTTGCTGTCTATTTTGATCTGTTCAAATTTTGGAGGGATCAATACATGTTCATAAAAGGTGAATTTGTCTTTCACCGGTTCATTCACATCTTTTGGATCTCCGTTATCTTTTGTGGTATTAATGCTGTCCCGTGTATGATCTGTATCATTTTGAGCAGTGTTACGGGTCTTACAGGACGATAAGGCAAGAAGCAATAAAAGAAAAGGGATCCAATTTTTCATGTATTTATCTTTAATTAAAAAATACGGTGCAATATTAACGCCAAACCACACAAAACATATTGTGTGGCCTGATGATGTGTTGTGTATGTTAAATGTTTTCTATTCTTATTTAGATAAAAAATCTAAAACTGAATAATCACCTAAAGAAATTTCTCTGGCAACACCGAAATACTGTGCAGAATTACCGATCATAGAATTGGAAAGGTTTCCATGATTGATTCTTGTGTTTTCCTGGATCAGAGAGTTTTCAATATTAGAGTTCACAACAGTGGTGTTGTTTCCTAATGAAACACCGGGACCTACTTTTGAATTAGAAACTTTTACATTTTCCCCAATAAAGCAAGGCTGAATAATCAAAGAATTTTCAATTACAGCAGAAGCCGGATAATGCATCATTTCCTCTCTTTCATATTCAAGGATTTTGCTGTTGGTTTCTACGGTAGCATTTTTGTTACCACAGTCCATCCAGTCATTTACTTTTCCAAGCGTAAATTTAGCTCCTTTCGCTCTAAGGTTTTCAAGGGCTGTTGTCAATTGATATTCACCTCCGTTTTTAATATCATTATCCATGATATAGTTGATCTCTTCCATCAGTTTTTCAGCACTGTTGAAGTAATAAATACCGATAATGGCAAGATCTGAAACGTAAGTCGTTGGTTTTTCAACAAAGTCGGTAATGAAACCGTAATTATCCAATTTTACTACTCCGAAAGCAGATGGATCTTCCACACTTTTCACCCAGATTACACCGTCGGAATTTTTATCCAACTGGAAATCTGCACGGAAAAGGGTATCTGCAAAAGCAATAACAATGTCTCCCTGCATAGACTGTTCAGCACATTTGATGGCATGAGCGGTTCCAAGAGGATCGTTCTGATAATATATACTTCCTTTTGCTCCCAGCTTTTCAGCAATCTGAATAAGGGATTTTTCGATCTCAGGACCAAAATCTCCGATGATAAAAGCTACCTCTTCAATATTTTCTCCTGCAACTTTAGCAATATCTTCCACCAACCTCTGTACAATAGGTTTTCCTGCAATAGGAATAAGAGGTTTTGGAACTGTCAGTGTATGTGGACGTAATCTGGAACCACGTCCAGCCATAGGGACAATAATTTTCATAAATTATATGTATAAAAGATGTTTTATTCGTTGTTTTTAATATTTAGGTTAAAGGTAATAATTAAAATCTTTGATAGAGTATGATTAATATCTTTTTAAATATTTGTTTAAATTGGAAATAAGTTTGTTTACAAGCAAAATAAAGACCAAAGTTTAATTCTTTCTGATTCTCGATAAAATAAGGTTTTTTTCAGAATAAATCAACATTCCGGTAAAGACCAAAAAGAGAAGATTACTTGTTATAATATTATAGTTAAGGTATTTTACAATGATGAAACTAAAAACGCCAAGCAGGATCAGGAAAAAGGACATTTTTTTCATTCTGTAAGGAATAGGGTAGTATTTCTGACCTAACAGATAAGAGACGATCATCATAATAACATATGCTCCGAAAGTAGCCCATGCAGAACCCATCATGCTGTGATAGTAATTTAAAGCTAAAAGGTTAAGAGCAATGTTGATTCCAGCCCCAAGCCATGAAATAACCGTTCCCATACTGGTTCTGTCTGTTACTTTATACCATGTTGAAAAGTTATAATAGATTCCAAAACAAAGGTTGGCAATAACAATAATCGGGATGATATCTATAGCAATCCAATAGGATTTATTAGGAATAAAAACGGCTTTCAGCCATGATACATTCGCAATAATTCCTAAGGCAACAGCACAGGCAAAAAAAGCAAAATATTCCGCTACTTTGGCATATGTCTTTTTAGCATCACCTTTATCCATTTGTTTAAAGAAGAAAGGTTCAATACCCATTCGGTAAGCGGTAACAAATAATGTCATCAGTACAGCCAGCTTATAGCAGCCTCCATAGGCACCAGCTTCTTCGTCTGAAATATGATTTCTCTGAATGGATTTATCAAAATTTTCATTGACCATGAAAGCCAGACCTGCCAGCATAAGAGGAAAAGAATATTTGATCATACGCCTGAACAAAGAAGTTACAAACTGGAACCTTACTTTTAATATAATTGGAAATAATAATACAAAGCCCAATGCACTTCCTGCAAGATTGCTGAAGAACGGATAGTCTACATTTTGATCCAATCCCATGCTTTTTGATAGGCTTTCCGGGATCCAAAAGAAGAGTGCAGCCGTAAAAACAGCCTGAAATATGGACTGAACAATTCGTACAGCAGAATATTTGATAGGTTTATTATGAAAACGCAGCCATGCAAAAGGGATCACCAATAGATTGTCGAAAAATGCAATCAGTGCAAACCATCTGATATACTCAGGATTATCATGATATCCGGCATAATCTGCAATAGGCTGATTAAATAAATAACACAAGGCAAGGAAAAGAGTGGAAGTAGAAAATAAAAACCAGAACGAGGTATTGAAAGTTTTTTTCTCGTTATCTTCTTCAGCTGAAAACCTGAAATAGGCGGTTTCAAAACCAAAAGAAAGAATAATATTAACAAATGAGATCCACGCATAAAGCTGTGTGAAAATTGCAAAACCTTCATTGGGAATCTTATAGATCAAAAGTGGATTAAGGATGAATAGAATGATTCTTGGTGCTATTGCCCCTACTCCGTAGATGATTGTCTGTCCTAATAGTTTCTTATACAAAGTCGAATTTTTTTGCAAATGTAAAACTTTAAGTATTCGTTTTGCGATTTTGGGGCTAATTAAAACTTAAAATCTTAATTTTACAAGGAAATAAATTGAAATGAAAGTTCTTATAAAAAACGTAAATATTGTTAACGAAGGAAAAGTCTTTGAAAGCGATATCCTAATAGAAAATGATTTGATAGCTAAAATAGCTGGCTGTATTTCTGACGATGCTGATCAGATTATTGAGGGTTCAGGAAAGTATCTTCTTCCCGGAGTAATAGACGATCAGGTGCATTTCCGTGAGCCAGGGCTTACTCATAAAGGAGATATTGAAAGTGAATCAAGGTCTGCCATTGCAGGGGGAACAACGAGTTTCATTGATCAGCCGAATACGGTTCCTAATGCTGTTACTCAGGAATTATTAGCAGACAAATATGAGATTGCTTCTCAAAAAGCGTATGCCAACTACGGTTTTATGATGGGAGGAACGAACGATAATCTTGAGGAAGTTTTGAAAACAAATCCAAGAAATGTTCCGGGGATCAAATTATTTTTAGGATCCTCTACAGGAAATATGCTGGTGGATAATCCAGAAACACTGGAGAATATTTTCAGCAATACAAAAATGCTGATCGCTGTTCACTGTGAAGATGAAGCCACCATCAGAGCCAATACTCAGAAATATATGGATGAATATGGGGATGATATTCCTGTAAAATTCCATCACCTGATCAGAAGTGAAGAGGCATGTTATAAATCTTCGTCCAAAGCGATTGAGCTTGCAAAAAAAACAGGAGCGAGACTTCACGTTTTCCACCTTTCAACAGCAAAGGAAATGGAGCTTTTCCGAAATGATATTCCTTTAAAAGATAAAAAGATCACCGCTGAGGTATGTGTTCACCACCTTACTTTTACCAATGAAGATTATGAAACAAGAGGAGGGCTTATCAAATGGAATCCGGCGGTAAAAACTCAAAAAGATAAAGATGCTCTTTGGGAGGCATTACTGGATGACAGAATTGATGTGATTGCTACAGACCATGCTCCGCATACAGCAGAAGAGAAGAACAATGTATATACAAAGTGTCCTTCAGGAGCACCTTTGGTACAGCATTCATTAGTTGTGATGTTGGAAAATTATAAAAATGGTAAAATATCCCTTGAGAAAATCGTTGAAAAGATGTGTCATAATCCGGCGATTCTTTTTAAAGTTGAAAAAAGAGGTTTTGTGAGAGAAGGATATAAAGCGGATCTTGTTTTAGTTGATTTAAATGAAAACTGGACAGTTTCCAAAGATAATTTACTCTATAAATGCGGTTGGAGCCCATTAGAAGGGATGAATTTCCATTCAAAAGTTACGCACACCTTTGTCAATGGGCATCTGGTGTATGACAATGGTACAATTGCAGAAGAGAAATTCGGAGAGAGATTACTTTTTGAAGCAAGGGATTAATAAGATATATTGGAAGAATAGTCTTAGATTAACCTGAGATTGTCAAGATAATTCAATAGGAGCGGGCTAAAGCCCGCTCTCTTTATTTGGAATCTTCCATTGGCTTTAGCCAAAACTTATTATTTAACTCTCGCAGATTAGGGTGATTATACAGTTTTTTTATCCCGATTGTTAACTAAATTTGATTAATTTGTGAAAATATTTTACATTTTTACTTTGTTTTCTGCGTAATAGGTAAACTTTAATCTATTTGTAAGTCGTATTGTTTTCAATAAATTTTTATTTAGCTAGTTTTGTGTGGAAAAATAATAACCATGTATAGAATCCTTTTAATCTTATTTCTCTCCATTTCATTACAGTTTAGTTCACAAATAAATACCCAATTACTTTCAAATTCTTCATGGACAAGAGTGAAATTTAGTATGTTAGATGGCAGTCGAGATTTATCACAAATACCATCCCAGTTTTTAATATGGAAAATAAAAGGAAATAACCTTTGTTCATTTACTGATGCTTTGATTTTGGATAAAAGGAGTTGTATGGACTTCAAATTAGAAAAAGAATTAATGAAGACATCAGATCTTGCGGCTTATCAAATTGAAAAACTAACTTCAGATTCTTTAGTTGTAATACAAAAAGTTGCAGGTATAGACTCTCCAGATAAAATAAGAAAGATGTGGTTCACAAAGAGTTCAATTGTACTGAATAATCTTGTGAAAGAGAAAAAGAAAGATTCTGTTATAATTGCTTCTAAAAATTTTACCCCAGCATTAAAAAGAAATATTATTTCTGAGATATTTGATAATTATTCACAAAAAGATTTTTCTCACGATTTTCATTTAAAAGGGAGCATTTTAATTTTTCCTAAAAAACAGAAGATTGAAGTAGAGACTGAAAATTTAGAACAAACTAAAGCAAGTCAAAAGGGTATTGCTTTTTTCAAAACGACCCTTGAGAAAAATTATCACCTTTGGGATTTAACAGGTTTTGAAAATTTTGAAAAAATTATTATTCCTTATGATATAACCAGTAAGAATGGAAGCTTAGGAAATGATATAAATACAATAGGTATTCTATTTTTTAATGTTTTAAATGATACCAAAGGATTTCCTGTTTCTATAAAAAATAAAAAACTTTCTTTAGACAACTTCGATAAAGGAGTGGATGCAAGTAATAGTAATAAATTTGATAAAGCCATTCAGTTCTTTAATGAAGCTCATGAATATGATAATACCAATACTGATGCATTGTATAATATAGTTTCAATTTCCTTACTCCAAAACAAAATAGATATTGCATGTAAGACACTGAAAAGATTAAAAGATCTGGAACAAACAGAAGGAATGAAATTATTTAAAGAAAAATGTTTAGAAAAATAAAAGCGGTGATTACACCGCTTTCTTTTTTATTTTTTCGCTTTGTTACCCATATAAAATGTAAGCTTTCCTCCCTTCATAATTTCAGAATGTTTCAACGTAAAATTCTTTATTTCTTTTCCATTCAGAAGAACTTTTTGAACATATACATTTTTCGGACTTTGGTTGATGGCTTCAATTTCAAATGTTTTTCCGTTTTCCAGATTCAGTACAGCGTGATCAATTGCAGGACTTCCAATTGAATAATCTTCTGAACCGGGAGCTACAGGATAAAAACCTAATGAACTTAGAATATACCATGCACTCATTTGCCCTGCATCATCATTTCCTCCCAATCCGTCTGGTGTTGCTTTATACTGCATTTCCAGAATACGGCGGATCTGTGCCTGGGCTTTCCATGGCTGGCCTGCCCAGTTATAGAAATACGCAACATGGTGAGCAGGTTCATTCCCGTGAACATATCCACCGATAATTCCTTCCCGTGTAATATCTTCAGTGTCTGCAAAGAATTCATCAGGTAAATGCATGGTAAACAATTCGTCCAGTTTTGATGCAAATTTTTTCTTTCCACCCATCATGGTGATCAGCTCATCCGGATTTTGTGGAACAAAGAAACTGTAGTTCCATGAGTTTCCTTCAATAAAGCCTTGTCCGTGGGTGCTTAACACATCAAAATCTTTTTTAAAGCTTCCATCTGCAAGACGTGGACGCATAAACCCAATCGTTTTATCAAAATTATTTTTCCAGTTTTCAGATCGCTTGATAAACTGATTGTAGATTTCTGTTTTATTTAAATGTTTTGCCAGCTGAGCAATAGCCCAGTCATCATAGGCATATTCCAGTGTATTGGAAACCGAAGTTCCGTTTTTCTCTGCCGGAATGTATCCGAGATCAATATATTGCCCAATGCCCTCGTAATTTCTTTTGTTAGCCGTTTCTATACATGCTTTTAAAGCTTCTTCAGGATCACCCTCATAATTCCCTTTAATAATGGCATCTGCAACAACACTTACACTGTGGTAGCCACT from Chryseobacterium culicis includes:
- a CDS encoding murein hydrolase activator EnvC family protein, with product MIRKFSFLIGVLMFGLHQGQQTKEQLQKQNAELKKQIAQINTDLAKTRSESKLSVAYLSNVNQKLVLREKVYNNTQKEKRFIEDDIYLRQLEINRQNKELAVLRKNYAEVLVNAYKNKGVQNKVTFILSAKNLGEAIRRVQYLKQYSDYQDKKAAEITDAANLIKKTIAQKQNSVKAKESLLVNQQKDLATINTERTQKEQLVAEFKKNESKLTGELKQKQVQSKALEGQIRAIIAEEIRIAKAEEEARKKAEAEKIRLAKLAAEREKARIEAEAKARAEALERERRLAEAEAKRAADLAAKRAEEERKRNEEAAKAEASARDESRRLAAKKASDEANARAKEAADKLVAARAAEAALNKRKEEEKKAAETKAMTSYGVSTATGNSFADSRGRLGYPADRAGQITHRFGRQPHPVFKNITEENNGIKISVPSGTRAKSVFPGSVSSVLANNDGTKTVIIKHGGYFTIYSNLGNVSVSKGQQVSSGTPVGTIAQDFDGAYTLDFQVWNGSTPVDPLGWISY
- a CDS encoding DUF4292 domain-containing protein encodes the protein MKNWIPFLLLLLALSSCKTRNTAQNDTDHTRDSINTTKDNGDPKDVNEPVKDKFTFYEHVLIPPKFEQIKIDSKVKVETGSYVPTLDATIYIENDKKVWMNLRALFINAARGIATPEGIKGQDKINKTYIDSDFDYLNNLLNVNFIDYKSLEKILLGRTFVKINDKQFNLTQNAQGFNIVSNINQKIVTDEKNREYKIAIQYDTNYDLLSVNLKDILSSDELDVSYSDWNEYEGIRLPKNVKIIIKGSKSSQILLENTKFDFSRMETPYSVPSSYKKIEIK
- a CDS encoding sugar phosphate nucleotidyltransferase; the encoded protein is MKIIVPMAGRGSRLRPHTLTVPKPLIPIAGKPIVQRLVEDIAKVAGENIEEVAFIIGDFGPEIEKSLIQIAEKLGAKGSIYYQNDPLGTAHAIKCAEQSMQGDIVIAFADTLFRADFQLDKNSDGVIWVKSVEDPSAFGVVKLDNYGFITDFVEKPTTYVSDLAIIGIYYFNSAEKLMEEINYIMDNDIKNGGEYQLTTALENLRAKGAKFTLGKVNDWMDCGNKNATVETNSKILEYEREEMMHYPASAVIENSLIIQPCFIGENVKVSNSKVGPGVSLGNNTTVVNSNIENSLIQENTRINHGNLSNSMIGNSAQYFGVAREISLGDYSVLDFLSK
- a CDS encoding oligosaccharide flippase family protein; its protein translation is MYKKLLGQTIIYGVGAIAPRIILFILNPLLIYKIPNEGFAIFTQLYAWISFVNIILSFGFETAYFRFSAEEDNEKKTFNTSFWFLFSTSTLFLALCYLFNQPIADYAGYHDNPEYIRWFALIAFFDNLLVIPFAWLRFHNKPIKYSAVRIVQSIFQAVFTAALFFWIPESLSKSMGLDQNVDYPFFSNLAGSALGFVLLFPIILKVRFQFVTSLFRRMIKYSFPLMLAGLAFMVNENFDKSIQRNHISDEEAGAYGGCYKLAVLMTLFVTAYRMGIEPFFFKQMDKGDAKKTYAKVAEYFAFFACAVALGIIANVSWLKAVFIPNKSYWIAIDIIPIIVIANLCFGIYYNFSTWYKVTDRTSMGTVISWLGAGINIALNLLALNYYHSMMGSAWATFGAYVIMMIVSYLLGQKYYPIPYRMKKMSFFLILLGVFSFIIVKYLNYNIITSNLLFLVFTGMLIYSEKNLILSRIRKN
- a CDS encoding dihydroorotase, whose product is MKVLIKNVNIVNEGKVFESDILIENDLIAKIAGCISDDADQIIEGSGKYLLPGVIDDQVHFREPGLTHKGDIESESRSAIAGGTTSFIDQPNTVPNAVTQELLADKYEIASQKAYANYGFMMGGTNDNLEEVLKTNPRNVPGIKLFLGSSTGNMLVDNPETLENIFSNTKMLIAVHCEDEATIRANTQKYMDEYGDDIPVKFHHLIRSEEACYKSSSKAIELAKKTGARLHVFHLSTAKEMELFRNDIPLKDKKITAEVCVHHLTFTNEDYETRGGLIKWNPAVKTQKDKDALWEALLDDRIDVIATDHAPHTAEEKNNVYTKCPSGAPLVQHSLVVMLENYKNGKISLEKIVEKMCHNPAILFKVEKRGFVREGYKADLVLVDLNENWTVSKDNLLYKCGWSPLEGMNFHSKVTHTFVNGHLVYDNGTIAEEKFGERLLFEARD
- a CDS encoding tetratricopeptide repeat protein, encoding MYRILLILFLSISLQFSSQINTQLLSNSSWTRVKFSMLDGSRDLSQIPSQFLIWKIKGNNLCSFTDALILDKRSCMDFKLEKELMKTSDLAAYQIEKLTSDSLVVIQKVAGIDSPDKIRKMWFTKSSIVLNNLVKEKKKDSVIIASKNFTPALKRNIISEIFDNYSQKDFSHDFHLKGSILIFPKKQKIEVETENLEQTKASQKGIAFFKTTLEKNYHLWDLTGFENFEKIIIPYDITSKNGSLGNDINTIGILFFNVLNDTKGFPVSIKNKKLSLDNFDKGVDASNSNKFDKAIQFFNEAHEYDNTNTDALYNIVSISLLQNKIDIACKTLKRLKDLEQTEGMKLFKEKCLEK